In Salinarimonas sp., a genomic segment contains:
- a CDS encoding M23 family metallopeptidase, whose product MNARFPDPRERTPIQGAPLPGTSIPEPEAAGASARAAPLDAASKTRQDIAAQDPAPQDRAPRDRARAAAEPGRRPRPAEPRRKRRARGPACGAEPPLDSAGESAPIARRGVAWRWLVGGVLTGATGAALIGAAIVVAIEGSTAIVAPPERLSGELVGALARDEDGPGAKGDRLVRTALTVTATSTFEAPMAHRVGEREMIRVQSFTRIATGLSQTTGVHAGEIPRFDPMRYLAEDGEEEAAAVAAMPVELEPEEADVTVLRRPFAEAALGPVSPALSDADALAQVREERRIMLAAGQRRAIPLPAQALLGRTVSGPAAVPGLSAYAAIDEAAFDSIEVRVIPENVSTLPKRDPDEADDALEEVALALGREETLPDLLAAQGIAAEDVAGAVSALGGAERVGALPAGQPLRLLVEPPDRPGDPRRLLRIVLYGENGVEAIAAVDDAHRFVAVDVPREPEAPETAVAEAEGQGGARLYESLFETGAKHGLSRETIEELVQVFAYDLDFQRRVQPGDAIDVFFTRPEPDAPIEILSAALTIGGETSRVFRFHSPEDGTVAYFDPDGRSLKKFLMRKPIAEGRLTSGFGMRRHPILKYARQHTGVDWANRIGTPIFAAGAGTVTVAGWEGGYGRRVEIQHANGYLTTYSHMSKFGTGIEPGVRVTQGQVIGYVGNSGLSTGPHLHYEVKVNGRFVDPLKIRVPRSRELDGRALADFVRQREQVEGLLDRAGGPARLAQTLRD is encoded by the coding sequence ATGAACGCACGCTTTCCTGATCCGCGCGAGAGAACGCCGATCCAGGGCGCGCCGCTGCCGGGGACCTCCATCCCCGAGCCGGAGGCGGCGGGCGCGTCTGCGCGCGCCGCGCCGCTCGACGCGGCTTCGAAGACGCGCCAGGACATCGCTGCCCAGGACCCCGCCCCCCAGGACCGCGCCCCCCGGGACCGCGCGCGCGCAGCGGCGGAGCCGGGTCGTCGGCCGCGCCCCGCCGAGCCGCGGCGCAAGCGCCGCGCCCGCGGGCCGGCCTGCGGCGCCGAGCCCCCGCTCGATTCGGCCGGCGAGAGCGCCCCCATCGCCCGGCGCGGCGTCGCCTGGCGATGGCTCGTCGGCGGCGTCCTCACCGGCGCGACCGGTGCGGCCCTGATCGGCGCGGCCATCGTCGTCGCCATCGAAGGCTCGACCGCGATTGTCGCGCCGCCGGAGCGCCTCAGCGGCGAGCTCGTCGGGGCGCTGGCCCGGGACGAGGACGGCCCCGGCGCCAAGGGCGACCGGCTGGTGCGCACCGCCCTGACCGTGACCGCGACCAGCACCTTCGAGGCGCCGATGGCGCATCGGGTCGGCGAGCGCGAGATGATTCGGGTGCAGAGCTTCACCCGCATCGCCACGGGCCTGTCGCAGACCACCGGCGTGCACGCCGGCGAGATCCCTCGCTTCGACCCGATGCGCTACCTCGCCGAGGACGGCGAGGAGGAGGCCGCCGCGGTCGCCGCCATGCCCGTCGAGCTCGAGCCGGAGGAGGCGGACGTCACGGTCCTGCGCCGACCGTTCGCCGAAGCGGCCCTCGGACCGGTCTCGCCGGCCCTTTCCGACGCGGACGCTCTCGCCCAGGTCCGCGAGGAGCGGCGAATCATGCTCGCAGCCGGGCAGCGCCGCGCCATCCCCCTGCCCGCCCAAGCCCTGCTCGGGCGCACCGTCAGCGGACCCGCGGCGGTGCCGGGGCTGTCCGCCTACGCCGCCATCGACGAGGCCGCCTTCGATTCGATCGAGGTGCGCGTCATCCCCGAGAACGTCTCGACCCTGCCCAAGCGCGACCCCGACGAGGCCGACGACGCGCTCGAGGAGGTCGCCCTCGCCCTCGGGCGCGAGGAGACCCTGCCGGATCTGCTGGCCGCGCAGGGCATCGCCGCCGAGGACGTGGCCGGCGCGGTCTCCGCGCTCGGCGGCGCGGAGCGCGTCGGAGCGCTGCCCGCGGGCCAGCCGCTGCGGCTCCTGGTCGAGCCGCCCGACCGCCCGGGCGACCCGCGCCGGCTCCTGCGCATCGTCCTCTACGGCGAGAACGGGGTCGAGGCCATCGCCGCCGTCGACGATGCGCACCGCTTCGTGGCGGTCGACGTGCCGCGCGAACCCGAGGCGCCCGAGACGGCCGTCGCCGAGGCGGAGGGCCAGGGCGGCGCACGGCTCTACGAGAGCCTGTTCGAGACCGGCGCCAAGCACGGCCTCTCGCGCGAGACCATCGAGGAACTGGTCCAGGTCTTCGCCTACGATCTCGACTTCCAGCGCCGCGTCCAGCCGGGCGACGCCATCGACGTGTTCTTCACCCGCCCCGAGCCGGACGCGCCCATCGAGATCCTCTCGGCCGCGCTGACCATCGGCGGGGAGACGAGCCGGGTCTTCCGCTTCCACTCGCCGGAGGACGGCACGGTCGCCTATTTCGACCCGGACGGCCGCTCGCTGAAGAAGTTCCTGATGCGCAAGCCCATCGCCGAGGGGCGGCTCACCTCCGGCTTCGGCATGCGCCGCCACCCGATCCTCAAATACGCGCGCCAGCACACCGGCGTCGACTGGGCGAACCGGATCGGCACGCCGATCTTCGCCGCCGGCGCCGGCACCGTCACGGTGGCGGGCTGGGAGGGCGGCTACGGAAGGCGCGTCGAGATCCAGCACGCCAACGGCTATCTCACCACCTACTCCCACATGTCGAAGTTCGGCACGGGGATCGAGCCGGGCGTGCGCGTGACGCAGGGCCAGGTGATCGGCTATGTCGGCAATTCCGGCCTCTCCACCGGCCCGCACCTGCACTACGAAGTGAAGGTCAACGGCCGCTTCGTCGATCCCCTGAAGATCCGCGTGCCGCGCTCGCGCGAGCTCGACGGGCGCGCGCTCGCCGACTTCGTGCGCCAGCGCGAGCAGGTCGAGGGCCTGCTGGATCGCGCCGGCGGGCCCGCGCGGCTCGCCCAGACGCTCCGCGACTGA
- a CDS encoding AEC family transporter, with the protein MLDALAIVLPIFGLVLVGFAARKGGIIDDKAGAGLAQFVFSIALPCLILSTLARGDLPLAEPWGYWASYFVALGLTWLVAGLLARHAFGTVGVETVVAGFSAAQSNTVLIGVPLILGAFGETAAVPLFLLVAIHLPITMSAATLLVEGRGASLATIARKLATHPIILGIAAGVLIRPVAGELPDPLWRMLDMLAASAAPSALVAMGIALARYGLEAGLPLPSAITACKLALHPLLVWGLATFVFPVPEEWVPIAVMFAACPSGINAYLLAQTYKSGVALASSAVALSTALAVVTMAGWLALVAG; encoded by the coding sequence ATGCTCGACGCCCTGGCGATCGTCCTGCCGATCTTCGGGCTCGTGCTCGTCGGCTTCGCGGCCCGCAAGGGCGGGATCATCGACGACAAGGCCGGGGCGGGCCTCGCGCAGTTCGTCTTCTCCATCGCCCTGCCCTGCCTGATCCTGAGCACGCTCGCGCGGGGCGACCTGCCGCTCGCCGAGCCCTGGGGCTATTGGGCCTCCTATTTCGTGGCGCTCGGCCTCACCTGGCTCGTCGCCGGGCTGCTCGCCCGGCACGCCTTCGGCACGGTGGGCGTCGAGACGGTGGTCGCCGGCTTCTCGGCCGCGCAGTCGAACACGGTGCTGATCGGCGTGCCGCTGATCCTGGGCGCCTTCGGCGAGACGGCGGCCGTGCCGCTGTTCCTGCTCGTCGCGATCCACCTTCCGATCACCATGAGCGCGGCGACGCTGCTCGTGGAGGGCCGCGGCGCCTCGCTCGCGACGATCGCGCGCAAGCTCGCGACCCATCCGATCATCCTCGGCATCGCCGCCGGCGTGCTGATCCGGCCCGTGGCCGGAGAGCTGCCGGACCCGCTGTGGCGGATGCTCGACATGCTGGCCGCCTCCGCCGCGCCCTCGGCGCTCGTCGCCATGGGCATCGCCCTCGCCCGCTACGGGCTCGAGGCCGGCCTGCCGCTGCCCTCCGCCATCACCGCCTGCAAGCTCGCGCTGCACCCGCTCCTCGTCTGGGGTCTCGCGACCTTCGTCTTCCCCGTGCCGGAGGAGTGGGTGCCGATCGCGGTGATGTTCGCGGCCTGCCCGTCGGGCATCAACGCCTACCTCCTGGCGCAGACCTACAAGTCCGGCGTGGCGCTGGCGTCGAGCGCGGTGGCCCTGTCGACGGCGCTCGCGGTGGTGACCATGGCGGGGTGGCTGGCGCTGGTCGCGGGGTGA
- a CDS encoding cytochrome C: MPKGRQIHHRKAAALAVAAAALVIGAPAGAEEEIAGGNEYLNSCAPCHGPGGRGDGPVAQHLNVAPSDLTTLAEQHDGEFPFLRVFQIIDGRALVAAHGDRTMPIWGQRYREEAAGGDVLRERYTSEAEVRGRILELVNYLQAIQDPQPEATVIGGAVGAGAVGGAMPEGAQPN, from the coding sequence GTGCCGAAAGGACGCCAGATCCATCACCGCAAGGCCGCCGCGCTCGCCGTGGCCGCCGCCGCCCTCGTGATCGGCGCCCCCGCGGGGGCCGAGGAGGAGATCGCCGGCGGAAACGAGTACCTCAACAGCTGCGCGCCGTGCCACGGCCCCGGCGGGCGCGGGGACGGGCCGGTGGCCCAGCACCTGAACGTCGCGCCCAGCGATCTCACCACCCTGGCCGAGCAGCACGATGGGGAGTTCCCGTTCCTGCGCGTCTTCCAGATCATCGACGGGCGCGCGCTGGTGGCGGCCCACGGCGACCGCACCATGCCGATCTGGGGCCAGCGCTATCGCGAGGAGGCCGCCGGCGGCGACGTGCTGCGCGAGCGCTACACGTCCGAGGCCGAGGTGCGCGGCCGTATCCTGGAGCTCGTGAACTACCTTCAAGCGATCCAGGATCCGCAGCCGGAGGCGACCGTGATCGGCGGCGCCGTCGGCGCCGGCGCGGTCGGTGGGGCCATGCCGGAAGGCGCGCAGCCGAACTGA
- a CDS encoding EAL domain-containing protein, translating into MLKRLFQRGRPTFVTYLVAFGLALATPLVVYAAAVTFQLAAQERGAVVADVGRKAKAIVAATDRMVASRIAALRILASARGVRGADLSEFYAEALSASRDLGGPIALVEPDGRRLVYSRVPWGTLLARDPAPELVARAARTAEPQISGLVVSPQTGERLVVIAVPVMTGRGTGRVLVAEIPLDEVLATIAATGVAAPHWGSVSDGDGLILARSEENERFAGRPLPGFSEISAPFGTWTGVNLLGAPVFGAYERSTLTGWTAAVGLPRSALDVPLVRSRLQLAGLALVLVVLAFVLSVPICREIARACNGLAVMARELGDGAAVQARDLPIAEASAVAVAMVRASLDLDERGRRLAQAKEELELRVAQRTRELEEKSVLLQATLDNMAQGLLVVDETGRVSVHNRRALELLDLPAELMRSKPTVAEVHAHQVSIGDFIRPEDSRRVEQLYDGGCIEGSIYERERPNGVVLEVRTVARPAGGAVRTFTDITQRKRAERELARMVRHDPLTGLPNRVLLRERLQAMLARVARGGERFSLLFLDLDRFKQVNDTLGHPAGDALLQAVADRIRGVLREEDMVARMGGDEFAVLQCGGDDPRAAQALADRIVQALEDPVEIAGRRITTGASLGVACAPRDGDSPDALLQAADLALYRAKAEGRGRYRFFEPAMDAQVQERQALELELREAVARDELALRFQPIVSVESREIVACEALVRWDHPRLGLLGPDRFVPLAEETGLIREIGAAVLEIACREAVAWPMPVPVAVNVSAVQFERGDLLDTVLETLARSGLSAERLELEITETTLIEDGDAVLRTLHALRRRGVRFALDDFGTGYSSLAYLRRFPFHKLKIDGSFVREIERPETAGIVRAVVDLASLHGMAITAEGVETPEQLRRVAAEGCTQAQGYLFARPMTAGEIATLMRGARAFAA; encoded by the coding sequence GTGCTGAAGCGTCTGTTTCAAAGGGGTCGTCCGACCTTCGTCACCTACCTCGTCGCGTTCGGGCTCGCGCTCGCGACCCCGCTCGTCGTCTATGCCGCCGCCGTGACCTTCCAGCTCGCCGCTCAGGAGCGCGGCGCGGTCGTCGCCGATGTCGGCCGCAAGGCCAAGGCGATCGTCGCCGCGACGGATCGGATGGTGGCGAGCCGCATCGCGGCCCTGCGCATCCTGGCGAGCGCCCGCGGGGTGCGGGGCGCGGACCTGTCGGAATTCTACGCGGAGGCGCTCAGCGCCTCGCGCGATCTCGGAGGGCCGATCGCCCTGGTGGAGCCCGACGGTCGCCGGCTCGTCTATTCCCGCGTGCCCTGGGGCACCCTGCTCGCCCGCGACCCCGCGCCGGAGCTGGTGGCGCGCGCCGCCCGCACGGCAGAGCCGCAGATCTCCGGCCTCGTCGTCTCCCCGCAGACGGGGGAGCGTCTCGTCGTCATCGCCGTGCCGGTGATGACGGGGCGGGGAACGGGGCGCGTGCTCGTGGCGGAGATCCCGCTCGACGAGGTGCTCGCGACGATCGCCGCCACGGGCGTCGCCGCCCCGCATTGGGGTTCGGTCTCCGACGGCGACGGCTTGATCCTCGCACGCTCCGAGGAGAACGAGCGCTTCGCCGGGCGCCCGCTGCCGGGCTTCTCGGAGATCTCCGCGCCCTTCGGCACGTGGACCGGCGTCAACCTCCTGGGCGCTCCCGTCTTCGGCGCCTACGAGCGCTCGACGCTCACCGGCTGGACCGCCGCGGTGGGGCTGCCCCGTTCGGCGCTGGACGTGCCGCTCGTGCGCTCGCGTCTGCAGCTCGCCGGGCTCGCCCTGGTGCTCGTGGTGCTCGCCTTCGTCCTGTCCGTCCCGATCTGCCGGGAGATCGCCCGCGCCTGCAACGGCCTGGCGGTCATGGCCCGGGAGCTCGGCGACGGCGCCGCCGTCCAGGCCCGCGACCTGCCGATCGCGGAGGCGAGCGCCGTCGCGGTCGCGATGGTGCGTGCATCGCTCGACCTCGACGAGCGCGGAAGACGGCTCGCTCAAGCCAAGGAAGAGCTGGAGCTGCGGGTCGCCCAGCGAACCCGCGAGCTGGAGGAGAAGTCGGTCCTGCTGCAGGCGACCCTCGACAACATGGCGCAGGGCCTGCTCGTCGTCGACGAGACCGGGCGCGTCTCGGTCCACAATCGGCGCGCCCTCGAGCTGCTCGACCTGCCCGCCGAGCTGATGCGCTCGAAGCCCACGGTCGCCGAGGTCCACGCCCATCAGGTCTCGATCGGCGACTTCATCCGACCCGAGGATTCCCGCCGCGTGGAGCAGCTCTACGACGGCGGCTGCATCGAGGGCAGCATCTACGAGCGCGAGCGCCCGAACGGCGTCGTGCTCGAGGTCCGGACGGTGGCGCGTCCCGCCGGCGGCGCGGTGCGCACCTTCACCGACATCACGCAGCGCAAGCGGGCCGAGCGGGAGCTCGCCCGGATGGTCCGGCACGATCCGCTCACCGGGCTGCCCAATCGCGTATTGCTGCGCGAGCGCCTGCAGGCGATGCTGGCGCGTGTTGCGCGCGGCGGCGAGCGCTTCTCGCTCCTCTTCCTCGACCTCGACCGGTTCAAGCAGGTCAACGACACGCTCGGCCACCCGGCCGGCGACGCGCTCCTGCAGGCGGTGGCGGATCGGATCCGCGGCGTGCTGCGCGAGGAGGACATGGTCGCGCGCATGGGCGGCGACGAGTTCGCCGTGCTTCAATGCGGCGGCGACGATCCACGTGCGGCGCAGGCGTTGGCGGACCGGATCGTGCAGGCGCTGGAGGACCCGGTCGAGATCGCCGGCCGGCGGATCACGACGGGTGCGAGCCTCGGCGTCGCGTGCGCCCCGCGCGACGGCGACAGCCCTGACGCGCTGCTCCAGGCCGCCGATCTCGCGCTCTACCGCGCCAAGGCGGAGGGCCGCGGCCGGTATCGGTTCTTCGAGCCCGCCATGGACGCGCAGGTCCAGGAGCGCCAGGCGCTCGAGCTGGAGCTGCGCGAGGCCGTCGCGCGGGACGAGCTCGCGCTGCGCTTCCAGCCGATCGTGTCGGTCGAGAGCCGCGAGATCGTCGCCTGCGAGGCCCTGGTCCGCTGGGATCATCCCCGACTGGGGCTGCTGGGGCCGGACCGCTTCGTCCCGCTCGCGGAGGAGACGGGCCTGATCCGGGAGATCGGCGCCGCCGTTCTCGAGATCGCCTGCCGCGAGGCCGTCGCCTGGCCCATGCCGGTTCCGGTGGCGGTCAATGTCTCGGCGGTGCAATTCGAGCGCGGCGACCTTCTCGACACGGTGCTGGAAACGCTCGCCCGCAGCGGCCTTTCGGCCGAGCGCCTCGAGCTCGAGATCACCGAGACGACGCTGATCGAGGACGGCGACGCGGTGCTGCGCACGCTCCATGCCTTGCGCCGGCGCGGCGTGCGTTTCGCGCTCGACGATTTCGGCACGGGCTACTCCTCGCTGGCCTATCTGCGTCGCTTTCCCTTCCACAAGCTCAAGATCGACGGCTCCTTCGTGCGGGAGATCGAGCGCCCCGAAACCGCCGGCATCGTGCGCGCCGTGGTCGATCTCGCGAGCTTGCACGGCATGGCGATCACAGCGGAGGGCGTCGAGACGCCGGAGCAGCTGCGCCGCGTGGCGGCCGAGGGCTGCACGCAGGCGCAAGGATACCTGTTCGCCCGCCCGATGACCGCCGGCGAGATCGCCACGCTGATGCGTGGTGCGCGCGCCTTCGCGGCCTGA
- a CDS encoding PQQ-dependent sugar dehydrogenase, whose protein sequence is MPRTALDHAAASVATLVALAVAAPIAAQPAADRIDGPSGPIAVETFARGLVHPWGAAFLPDGRLLVTERPGRLRLVSRDGAVSEPLAGTPDVFARGQGGLLDVALDPDFAENRLVYLTFADPRGDGAATSAGRGRLSEDGRALEGFETIFEQRPAVSGENHFGGRLAFAPDATLFVTLGERFDYAEEAQDVSNTLGTIVRLAPDGAIPPDNPFVGRDGEDAIWSFGHRNVEAAALHPQTGALHVAEMGPEGGDELNRPEAGRNYGWPLVSWGRHYSGEPIPDPPTRPRLAHALLHWTPVISPSGATFYTGDLFPAFAGDLLIGGLTAQGIVRVDVAGEPREVGRLALGVRTRDVVQGPQGAIFVLTDQPEGEILRLTPAEP, encoded by the coding sequence ATGCCCCGCACCGCCCTCGACCACGCCGCCGCGAGCGTCGCCACGCTCGTCGCCCTCGCCGTCGCCGCGCCGATCGCCGCACAGCCGGCGGCGGATCGCATCGACGGCCCGTCCGGCCCGATCGCGGTCGAGACGTTCGCGCGGGGGCTCGTCCATCCCTGGGGCGCGGCCTTCCTGCCCGACGGACGCCTGCTCGTCACCGAGCGACCCGGCCGGCTGCGCCTCGTCTCGCGGGACGGCGCCGTGTCCGAGCCCCTTGCCGGCACGCCGGACGTCTTCGCGCGCGGCCAGGGCGGCCTCCTCGACGTCGCGCTCGACCCCGATTTCGCCGAGAACCGCCTCGTCTACCTCACCTTCGCGGACCCGCGCGGCGATGGCGCCGCCACCTCGGCCGGGCGCGGCCGGCTCTCCGAGGACGGCCGCGCTCTCGAAGGCTTCGAGACGATCTTCGAGCAACGCCCGGCCGTATCCGGCGAGAACCATTTCGGCGGACGCCTCGCCTTCGCGCCGGACGCGACCCTGTTCGTCACGCTGGGCGAGCGCTTCGACTACGCCGAGGAGGCGCAGGACGTCTCGAACACGCTCGGGACGATCGTGCGCCTCGCGCCCGACGGCGCGATCCCGCCGGACAATCCCTTCGTCGGCCGCGATGGCGAGGATGCGATCTGGAGCTTCGGCCATCGCAACGTCGAGGCGGCCGCGCTGCATCCGCAGACGGGCGCGCTCCACGTGGCGGAGATGGGCCCGGAAGGCGGCGACGAGCTCAATCGGCCGGAGGCCGGGCGCAATTACGGCTGGCCGCTCGTCAGCTGGGGCCGGCACTATTCCGGCGAGCCGATTCCGGATCCGCCGACCCGGCCGCGGCTCGCGCACGCCTTGCTGCACTGGACGCCGGTGATCTCGCCGTCCGGCGCGACGTTCTACACCGGCGATCTGTTTCCCGCCTTCGCCGGCGATCTCCTGATCGGCGGGCTGACGGCGCAGGGCATCGTGCGCGTGGACGTCGCGGGCGAGCCGCGAGAGGTCGGCCGGCTCGCGCTCGGCGTGCGGACCCGCGACGTCGTGCAAGGCCCGCAGGGCGCGATCTTCGTGCTCACCGACCAGCCCGAGGGGGAGATCCTCCGCCTGACGCCGGCCGAGCCGTGA
- the gluQRS gene encoding tRNA glutamyl-Q(34) synthetase GluQRS, translating into MTQPVFRFAPSPNGRLHLGHAFSALENARLAARFGGRLLLRIEDIDTTRCRPELEAALVDDLAWLGLPFEPDPVRQSERFPVYEAAAAGLRARGLLYPCACSRKEIAAAIAAREAETGRPWPRDPDGAPLYPGTCRGRDPDAVLAEAAREGRPVAWRLDIGRALAAAPGPHLYQRFAEDDATETVSADPARWGDVVLVRKETPTSYHLAVVVDDAAQAVTHVVRGRDLEAATDLHVLLQRLLGLPTPLYRHHGLVRDEAGAKLAKSLGSRPLAELREAGWSPQDVRAALAGAAPSSD; encoded by the coding sequence GTGACGCAACCCGTCTTCCGCTTCGCGCCGAGCCCCAACGGCCGCCTGCATCTCGGACACGCCTTCTCGGCGCTCGAGAACGCACGGCTCGCGGCGCGCTTCGGGGGGCGTCTGCTGCTGCGCATCGAGGACATCGACACGACCCGCTGCCGCCCGGAGCTCGAGGCGGCGCTCGTCGACGATCTCGCCTGGCTCGGCCTGCCCTTCGAGCCCGATCCCGTGCGCCAGTCCGAGCGGTTCCCCGTCTACGAGGCGGCCGCCGCCGGCCTGCGCGCCCGCGGGCTGCTCTATCCGTGCGCCTGCTCGCGCAAGGAGATCGCCGCCGCCATCGCCGCGCGGGAGGCCGAGACGGGCCGCCCCTGGCCGCGCGATCCCGACGGCGCGCCGCTCTATCCGGGAACCTGCCGCGGCCGCGACCCGGACGCCGTCCTGGCGGAGGCGGCGCGGGAGGGCCGCCCCGTCGCCTGGCGTCTCGACATCGGCCGAGCGCTCGCCGCCGCGCCCGGGCCCCACCTCTACCAGCGTTTCGCCGAGGACGACGCGACCGAGACGGTTTCGGCCGACCCCGCCCGCTGGGGCGACGTCGTGCTCGTGCGCAAGGAGACGCCGACGTCCTATCACCTCGCCGTCGTCGTCGACGACGCGGCGCAGGCCGTCACCCACGTGGTGCGCGGCCGGGACCTCGAGGCGGCGACCGACCTGCACGTCCTGCTCCAGCGCCTCCTCGGCCTGCCGACGCCCCTCTACCGCCACCACGGGCTCGTCCGGGACGAGGCGGGCGCGAAGCTCGCGAAGAGCCTCGGCTCGCGACCCTTGGCCGAGCTGCGGGAGGCGGGATGGTCGCCGCAGGACGTGCGCGCCGCCCTCGCGGGCGCGGCGCCCTCGTCGGATTGA
- a CDS encoding AbrB family transcriptional regulator yields MSPGPERMQPDAAASRRPGRALIGLAIGAAGGAAAAALGTPLPWLLGALIATALVGLAGLPLAVPVRARQTGQVVVGCAVGLYFTAPVAAEVAAYGLHMVGVGIVSILAGAGLALVLARAAGVDRKTAYFASLPGGVAEMAVLAERHGGDAALVALAQSLRIVCVVLVVPPTLTVLGVTGTQSADTLALPVRAPALIAMLALAGLLAVALDRARVTNPWLLGGLCVGVAVALSGLPGSRVPSWGVDAAQVLIGAALGARFGRGVLVRLRVFAACAAAGTLTLIAFGALLAWLLSAATGLPVATLVLAAAPGGVAEMSITAKVLGLGVPLVTAFHVVRIVLIILVSEPLFVLARRLAARRSRRDGNRARGEADGPRS; encoded by the coding sequence GTGTCGCCAGGGCCCGAGCGCATGCAGCCGGACGCCGCCGCGTCGCGGCGACCGGGGAGGGCGCTCATCGGCCTCGCGATCGGAGCCGCCGGCGGCGCCGCCGCCGCCGCGCTCGGGACGCCGCTGCCGTGGCTGCTCGGCGCCCTGATCGCGACGGCGCTCGTCGGCCTCGCGGGGCTGCCCCTCGCGGTCCCGGTGCGCGCCCGGCAGACGGGACAGGTCGTCGTGGGATGCGCCGTCGGGCTCTACTTCACGGCGCCGGTCGCGGCCGAGGTCGCCGCCTATGGGCTCCACATGGTCGGCGTCGGCATCGTGTCGATCCTCGCCGGCGCCGGGCTCGCGCTGGTCCTCGCCCGGGCCGCCGGCGTCGATCGCAAGACGGCCTATTTCGCGAGCCTGCCCGGCGGCGTCGCCGAGATGGCCGTTCTCGCCGAGCGCCACGGCGGCGACGCGGCGCTCGTGGCGCTGGCGCAGTCGTTGCGGATCGTCTGCGTCGTGCTCGTCGTCCCGCCGACGCTCACCGTGCTCGGCGTGACCGGGACGCAGAGCGCCGACACGCTCGCACTTCCCGTGAGGGCGCCCGCGCTGATCGCGATGCTCGCGCTCGCCGGCCTGCTCGCGGTCGCTCTCGACCGGGCGCGGGTCACGAATCCCTGGCTGCTCGGCGGGCTCTGCGTCGGGGTCGCGGTGGCCCTGTCGGGGCTGCCGGGCTCGCGGGTGCCGAGCTGGGGCGTCGACGCCGCGCAGGTGCTCATCGGCGCGGCGCTCGGCGCGCGGTTCGGCCGCGGCGTTCTCGTGCGGCTGCGCGTCTTCGCCGCCTGCGCCGCCGCGGGCACGCTGACGCTGATCGCCTTCGGGGCGCTGCTCGCCTGGCTTCTCTCCGCCGCGACGGGCCTGCCGGTCGCCACGCTCGTCCTCGCCGCCGCGCCGGGCGGCGTCGCGGAGATGAGCATCACGGCGAAGGTGCTCGGGCTCGGCGTCCCGCTGGTCACCGCCTTCCACGTGGTGCGGATCGTGCTCATCATCCTCGTCAGCGAGCCGCTCTTCGTCCTGGCGCGCCGCCTCGCCGCGCGGCGGTCCCGGCGCGACGGGAACCGAGCCCGCGGCGAGGCGGACGGTCCGCGGTCCTGA
- a CDS encoding DNA-3-methyladenine glycosylase 2 family protein produces the protein MHARLDSEERLKTGLAALTARDPALARAVAEGSVPALRKRPEGFEGLAWIVIGQQVSTASAEAINRRFAAAFPEMRAEHVRDADEATLRAVGLSGPKIRTLRAVAAAIVSGALPLDALGAMPAEEAHAALVAVHGIGPWTADIYLLFCLGHADAFAAGDLALQEGARLVYGLPERPSAKALTAMAEAWRPWRGVAAKVLWAHYRRATGR, from the coding sequence ATGCACGCGCGTCTCGACAGCGAGGAGCGCCTGAAGACGGGGCTCGCGGCGCTGACCGCCCGCGATCCCGCCCTCGCGCGGGCGGTGGCGGAGGGCTCCGTACCGGCGCTGCGCAAGCGGCCGGAGGGGTTCGAGGGCCTCGCCTGGATCGTCATCGGGCAGCAGGTCTCGACGGCGAGCGCGGAGGCCATCAACAGGCGCTTCGCGGCGGCCTTCCCGGAGATGCGGGCCGAGCACGTGCGCGACGCCGACGAGGCGACGCTCCGGGCGGTGGGCCTGTCGGGCCCGAAGATCCGTACCCTCAGGGCCGTCGCCGCGGCGATCGTCTCGGGGGCGCTGCCGCTGGACGCCCTCGGCGCCATGCCGGCGGAGGAGGCGCACGCGGCGCTCGTCGCGGTGCACGGCATCGGGCCGTGGACGGCGGACATCTATCTCCTGTTCTGCCTCGGCCATGCCGACGCCTTCGCGGCCGGCGACCTCGCCCTGCAGGAGGGCGCGCGGCTCGTCTACGGGCTTCCCGAGCGACCGAGCGCCAAGGCGCTCACCGCGATGGCGGAGGCCTGGCGTCCCTGGCGCGGCGTCGCGGCGAAGGTGCTGTGGGCGCATTACCGCCGCGCGACCGGGCGCTGA